In the Sarcophilus harrisii chromosome 1, mSarHar1.11, whole genome shotgun sequence genome, one interval contains:
- the PRSS42P gene encoding serine protease 42 isoform X1 — protein sequence MAPGTFWNPPHPLRGLPPARGTGLSVLLLRVGRLHLTAPLGRLLSLLLLLLLVPCCQPGLPCGHHHPFRKVISGQAAPLNKWPWQVSLQIYNSHLCGGSLINTEWVLTAAHCILWNFDYTVKLGDVFYFNLGSGTFMTVRDILIHPSYSELIIPKNDLALVRLNSSVNLSQATQPICLPDSKFYVKNGTRCWVTGWGRTEDKRDDSYPYVLQEADVFILERHHCNEILKKYLFLSILIPYINEKMICAFHPKGKDACQGDSGGPLVCEVGQHTWVQVGIVSWGFGCGKLGIPGLYTRVSSFSKWIIKTINKQRSSCRISSCTPFVSLLLPLYVLITM from the exons ATGGCTCCGGGGACTTTCTGGAACCCTCCCCACCCTCTCCGCGGTCTCCCCCCCGCTAGGGGGACAGGGTTGTCAGTGCTGCTGCTGAGGGTTGGGAGACTGCATCTTACAGCTCCCTTGGGGCGTCTGCTGtctctcctgctgctgctgctgctcgtGCCATGCTGCCAACCTG GCCTGCCTTGTGGCCATCACCACCCatttaggaaagtcatttctGGACAGGCTGCCCCCCTAAATAAGTGGCCTTGGCAGGTGAGCCTTCAAATATACAACTCGCATCTGTGTGGAGGATCCCTCATTAATACGGAATGGGTGCTGACAGCTGCCCACTGCATCTTGTG GAATTTTGATTATACTGTGAAGCTTGGAGATGTGTTCTATTTCAACCTTGGGAGTGGTACCTTCATGACTGTCAGGGACATCCTCATCCATCCTTCTTACTCAGAACTCATTATCCCCAAGAATGATCTTGCCCTTGTACGCCTGAACTCTTCTGTGAACCTCAGCCAAGCGACTCAACCTATCTGCCTCCCAGATAGCAAATTTTATGTGAAGAATGGGACCCGCTGCTGGGTGACAGGATGGGGCAGGACTGAAGACAAAAGGG ATGATTCCTATCCTTATGTGCTCCAGGAAGCTGATGTATTCATTCTTGAAAGACACCATTgcaatgaaattttgaaaaaatacttgTTTTTGTCAATATTGATACCCTATATCAACGAAAAGATGATCTGTGCCTTTCATCCAAAAGGAAAAGATGCCTGCCAG GGGGATTCGGGGGGACCCCTTGTCTGTGAAGTCGGACAGCATACCTGGGTACAGGTGGGGATAGTGAGCTGGGGCTTTGGCTGTGGAAAATTGGGAATACCTGGACTGTATACCAGAGTCAGTTCATTCTCCAAATGGATCATCAAAACCATAAACAAACAAAGGTCTTCCTGTCGGATCTCTTCCTGCACCCCGTTTGTGTCTCTACTGCTGCCCTTGTACGTCCTGATAACTATGTGA
- the PRSS42P gene encoding serine protease 42 isoform X2 has protein sequence MTVRDILIHPSYSELIIPKNDLALVRLNSSVNLSQATQPICLPDSKFYVKNGTRCWVTGWGRTEDKRDDSYPYVLQEADVFILERHHCNEILKKYLFLSILIPYINEKMICAFHPKGKDACQGDSGGPLVCEVGQHTWVQVGIVSWGFGCGKLGIPGLYTRVSSFSKWIIKTINKQRSSCRISSCTPFVSLLLPLYVLITM, from the exons ATGACTGTCAGGGACATCCTCATCCATCCTTCTTACTCAGAACTCATTATCCCCAAGAATGATCTTGCCCTTGTACGCCTGAACTCTTCTGTGAACCTCAGCCAAGCGACTCAACCTATCTGCCTCCCAGATAGCAAATTTTATGTGAAGAATGGGACCCGCTGCTGGGTGACAGGATGGGGCAGGACTGAAGACAAAAGGG ATGATTCCTATCCTTATGTGCTCCAGGAAGCTGATGTATTCATTCTTGAAAGACACCATTgcaatgaaattttgaaaaaatacttgTTTTTGTCAATATTGATACCCTATATCAACGAAAAGATGATCTGTGCCTTTCATCCAAAAGGAAAAGATGCCTGCCAG GGGGATTCGGGGGGACCCCTTGTCTGTGAAGTCGGACAGCATACCTGGGTACAGGTGGGGATAGTGAGCTGGGGCTTTGGCTGTGGAAAATTGGGAATACCTGGACTGTATACCAGAGTCAGTTCATTCTCCAAATGGATCATCAAAACCATAAACAAACAAAGGTCTTCCTGTCGGATCTCTTCCTGCACCCCGTTTGTGTCTCTACTGCTGCCCTTGTACGTCCTGATAACTATGTGA